The Pseudomonas sp. GD03919 region CGGCTCGCCAATGGCGAGAAAACTGAGACTGGCCAGCAAAGGCAGGATCAACCAGGAAAGAGAGAAGCGAACATGAATCATCAATGCATCCCAAACGAGAATGGGTGGCATTAAATTGTTGCTGGCCTAACGATTGAGCACAAGGAAAATATGAAATATCTGGTAACAAAACGCTGAACAGAACCCCGAAAGTCGTCAGCCCGCGCAGGCTGCAACCTTCACAACCATGGTGCTGAATGACTTGCCGGGCAGACGCTATCGACCACCGCCGGACGATCGCGAACTCAGACGGCCGCGCGCTTGACCGTCGCCAGCAAACCGGCAGCGGCGGCGAACAAGGCGGCGAAACTGCGATTCATCACGCGCTGCTGGCGCGGCGTGCGCAGCAGGCGCAGTACGCGCGAGGCAAGACCGGTATAGCCGGCCATGACGATCAGATCGACGCTGATCATGGTCACGCCCATGACCAGATACTGCGCCACCAGCGGCGCGTGCGGATCGATGAACTGTGGCAGCACCGCAAGCATGAAGACGATGGCCTTGGGATTGCTGAAGTTGACCAGAAAACCACGCAGCACCAGCGCCAGCGGCCGGCCGATAGGACGCTCAGCCGCGCCGGCATCCAGATCGCTGGGCAGCGCAACCCACTGCTTGTAGGCGAGAAACATCAGATAGGCCACGCCGAACCACTTGATCAGGCTGAAGGCCAGTGCCGAGGTCGCGAGAATGGCGCCCACACCGGCGGCGACGATGGCGATCTGCAGCGCCAGACCGAGCTGCAAGCCGAGCGCGTTCCAGTAACCGCGCCAGAAGCCGTACTGCATACCGGCAGACATCGACGCCACGGCACCGGCACCCGGCGATAGGCTGATTACCCAGCAGGCGACGAAGAAAGCGAGCCAGGTTTCCAATGCCATGATGCGTACCTCGGGTAGCTGAAATCAGGAAAAAGCGCTACAGCCTACTCCTGGCGCCATGCTCAGCGCCAGCGGCGCACCGACTTCTGGAAGAACAGGCTGTTGGGCACCTGCAGCACGGCGCCAACGGCCTCTTCACTGAGGTCCTGCAGGGTGGTGTAGAACAGGTTGATGGCGATGACCCGCCCTTTCACCCCGGGCTTGTCGGCACTTTCGATCACCTCCACCGTGTCGCCGATGCGAAACGGCCCCATGGTGAAAATCAGCAACGCGCAGAACATATTCGACAGCACGCTCCAGATGGCGAAGAACGCCACCGCCGCCACGGCCGTGAAGCCGGTCAGCGCCGTCCACAGCACGGTCGCCGAGACGCCCAGGCGCTCGAGCACCATGAGCAGCGCGCTGCCCATGATCAGCCAGCGCACCAGGCCGCGCAGCGGCTGCAACACTTCAGGTGGCAGCAGGCTGTAGCGGTCGCCAAGGCGGCTGATGGCACGGGTGAGGATGCGCTGGGCAACCCATGCCAAAAAGATGATCAACAACACCTGGCCGGTGCGAATCAGCGGATCGCGCCAGGCCGTCAACAGTTCAAGCTGCTCCATCACTCGGCATCCTCCAGTTGCTGCTGCAACGCCTCCAGGGTTTCCAGTGCCAGCAGCCAGGTTTCTTCCAGTTCGGCCTCACGCGCCTTGAGCTGCGCCTGCTCAGCCAGGCGCTGGCGCAGTTCGTCCTTGCGTGCGGCCTCGTAGAGACCGCTGTCGCCCAGCTGGGTTTCAACCACGGCGAGCTTTTCCTGCACCTTGCCCAGCTCCTGCTCGAGCTTCTCGGCCTGCTTCTTGTGCGGCGCCAGTTGCTGACGCAGCGCAGCGGCGGCCTGGCGCTGGGCACGCTTGTCGGTCTTGTCCGCGGCACCTTCGGCCGCTGCGCTGGGCGGTGCCTGGCGCTGACGGTAATCGACCAGCCAACGCGCGTAGTCGTCCAGATCACCGTCGAACGGTACCACCCGGCCATCGGCGACCAGCAGGAACTCGTCGGTGGTGCTCTTGAGCAAATGGCGGTCGTGCGAGACCACCACCACGGCGCCGGCGAACTCCTGCAGGGCCATGGTCAGTGCCAGGCGCATTTCCAGGTCGAGGTGGTTGGTCGGCTCATCGAGCAGCAGCAGGTTGGGCTTGCCCCAGGCGATCAGCGCCAGGGCCAGGCGTGCCTTCTCGCCACCGGAGAAGTTCACCACCGGCTCGTCGCAACGCGCGCCGCGGAAGTCGAAACCACCAAGGAAGTCGCGCAGGGTCTGCTCGCGCTCGGCCGGTGCCAGACGCTGCAGGTGCAGCAACGGGCTGGCCTGGTCATCCAGCGCATCGAGCTGGTGCTGGGCGAAATAGCCAATCACCAGGTTCTCGCCACGGGTCAGGCTGCCGCTCAGCGGCTGCAGTTCGGCCGACAGGTTCTTGATCAGCGTCGATTTGCCCGCACCGTTGGGGCCGAGCAGGCCGATGCGCGCGCCGGGTACCAGGCTCAGCTTGACCTGCTGCAGCACGGTCTTGTCGCCATAGCCGAGGCGACCTTCGCTGAGGCTGAGCAGCGGCGTGGAGATCTTCTCGGCCTCGCGGAAGACGAAGTCGAAGGGCGAGTCGACATGCGCCGCGCTCAGCTCTTCCATGCGCTCCAGCGCCTTGATCCGGCTCTGCGCCTGGCGGGCCTTGGTCGCCTGGGCCTTGAAGCGAGCGATGTACTTTTCCATGTGCGCGCGCTGCGCCTGCTGCTTTTCGTATGCCTGTTGCTGCTGGGCCAGACGCTCGGCGCGGGTGCGCTCGAAAGCCGTGTAGCCACCGCGATACAAATTCAGCTTGCGCTGCTCGACATGGGCGACGTGGTCGACCACGGCATCGAGAAAGTCGCGGTCGTGGGAGATCAGCAGCAAGGTGCCGGGGTAGCTTTGCAGCCAACCTTCGAGCCAGAGAATCGCGTCCAGATCCAGGTGATTGGTCGGTTCGTCGAGCAGCAACAGGTCGGATGGACACATCAGCGCCTGGGCCAGGTTCAGGCGCATGCGCCAGCCACCGGAGAAGTCACCGACGCGGCGATCCATCTGCGCGTTGTCGAAGCCCAGGCCGGCCAGCAGCTTGCGCGCACGGGCATCGGCGGTATAGCCGTCGGCGCTGTCCAGCTCGCTGTGCAGGCGGGCGATGGCAGCGCCGTCATGCGCCTGCTCGGCAGCGGCCAGTTCGGCCTGCACGCGGCGCAGGTGGTGGTCGCCATCGAGGACGTAATCCACCGCCAGGCGCTCGAGGTTATCGACCTCCTGGCGCATATGGGCGATGCGCCAGTCACCGGGCAGCAGGCAATCGCCGGCGTCCGGGGTCAGCTCGCCACGCAGCAGGGCGAACAAACTGGATTTACCGGCGCCGTTGGCACCGATCAGGCCGGCCTTGTGACCGGCGTGCAGGGTCAACTCGGCGCCTTCGAGAAGACGCTGCGGGCCACGCTGTAGAGTGAGGTTCTGGAGTCGGATCATAATGGCGGCGGAGTCTACCAAATCGCCCCGGAGGCCGCGTGCAGGAACTGTGGAATTTCGCCCTTGAACTTTACGCCAAACCGGGCGTGGAGCAGGCCTGCCTGGAACTGCAGGAAGCCGGCAGTGACGTGTGCCTGCTGCTGGCAGGTGCCTGGCTGGAGCGACGTGGCGTGCGCTGCCTGGACGAGCGCCTGCATGCCCTGACGGCAGTGGCCAATCCGTGGCAACGTGAGGTGATTGCGCCCCTGCGCCGGACTCGTCGCGATTGGCGCACGGCAGCAGAAGAGGATGCCGAGCTGGCGGCCTTGCGCGAACAGATCAAGAAACTGGAATTGCAGGCCGAACGGGTATTGCTCGAACGGCTGCAGACGCTGGCCGAGAGCTGGCCTGGCGAAGCGGGTGAAGAGGATTGGCTGATTCGCCTGGCAAAAAATGACAGCGCCGCGCTGCAGGTACTGCGCGGCGCTGTCAGGCTGCCTTAGGAAGCGTTCGGCGTATCGCTGCCGCTGCTCGCGGCAGGCGCAACCGGAGCTGCCGGCGCAGCAGCTGGCTTAGCGGCTGCCGGCTTGGCAGGGGTCTTCTTCGCGGGCGCCGGCTTCTTGGCAATGGCGGGCTTGGCAGGTGTCGCCTTGGTCGCCGGCTTGGCAGCGGGTTTGGCGGCTGTTTTGGTTGCAGCTGGCTTGGCAGCTACCTTGGGTGCGGCCGGTTTTACCGCAGGCTTGCTGGCTACCGAAGGTTTTACAGCCGCCTTATTGGCCGCGGCAGGCTTGGCAGCCGCTTTGCTGGTGGGCTTGGCGGCGACGGCTTTACTCGGAGTGTTCTGCGCCGGTGCCTTGGCAGCAACAGGCTTCTTCGCTGCAGACGGCTTGCTTGCAGGTTTGGCTGCCGGCGTTGCGGCCTTGGCTTCGCGCGTATCCAGCGCCTTACCGGCGGCTTCCTTCACTTTGCCTACACCCTGGGCCAGCTTCAGGCTTTCCTGAGCAT contains the following coding sequences:
- a CDS encoding LysE family transporter, which translates into the protein MALETWLAFFVACWVISLSPGAGAVASMSAGMQYGFWRGYWNALGLQLGLALQIAIVAAGVGAILATSALAFSLIKWFGVAYLMFLAYKQWVALPSDLDAGAAERPIGRPLALVLRGFLVNFSNPKAIVFMLAVLPQFIDPHAPLVAQYLVMGVTMISVDLIVMAGYTGLASRVLRLLRTPRQQRVMNRSFAALFAAAAGLLATVKRAAV
- a CDS encoding mechanosensitive ion channel family protein gives rise to the protein MEQLELLTAWRDPLIRTGQVLLIIFLAWVAQRILTRAISRLGDRYSLLPPEVLQPLRGLVRWLIMGSALLMVLERLGVSATVLWTALTGFTAVAAVAFFAIWSVLSNMFCALLIFTMGPFRIGDTVEVIESADKPGVKGRVIAINLFYTTLQDLSEEAVGAVLQVPNSLFFQKSVRRWR
- a CDS encoding ATP-binding cassette domain-containing protein, with product MIRLQNLTLQRGPQRLLEGAELTLHAGHKAGLIGANGAGKSSLFALLRGELTPDAGDCLLPGDWRIAHMRQEVDNLERLAVDYVLDGDHHLRRVQAELAAAEQAHDGAAIARLHSELDSADGYTADARARKLLAGLGFDNAQMDRRVGDFSGGWRMRLNLAQALMCPSDLLLLDEPTNHLDLDAILWLEGWLQSYPGTLLLISHDRDFLDAVVDHVAHVEQRKLNLYRGGYTAFERTRAERLAQQQQAYEKQQAQRAHMEKYIARFKAQATKARQAQSRIKALERMEELSAAHVDSPFDFVFREAEKISTPLLSLSEGRLGYGDKTVLQQVKLSLVPGARIGLLGPNGAGKSTLIKNLSAELQPLSGSLTRGENLVIGYFAQHQLDALDDQASPLLHLQRLAPAEREQTLRDFLGGFDFRGARCDEPVVNFSGGEKARLALALIAWGKPNLLLLDEPTNHLDLEMRLALTMALQEFAGAVVVVSHDRHLLKSTTDEFLLVADGRVVPFDGDLDDYARWLVDYRQRQAPPSAAAEGAADKTDKRAQRQAAAALRQQLAPHKKQAEKLEQELGKVQEKLAVVETQLGDSGLYEAARKDELRQRLAEQAQLKAREAELEETWLLALETLEALQQQLEDAE
- a CDS encoding TIGR02444 family protein; translated protein: MQELWNFALELYAKPGVEQACLELQEAGSDVCLLLAGAWLERRGVRCLDERLHALTAVANPWQREVIAPLRRTRRDWRTAAEEDAELAALREQIKKLELQAERVLLERLQTLAESWPGEAGEEDWLIRLAKNDSAALQVLRGAVRLP
- a CDS encoding AlgP family protein, giving the protein MSAKKKPISTPLHLLHQLSASLLEHLENACSQALIDAEKLLAKLEKQRGKAQEKLHKARSKLQDAAAAGKAKAQAKARDAVAELEELLDALKDRQSETRTYIAQLKRDAQESLKLAQGVGKVKEAAGKALDTREAKAATPAAKPASKPSAAKKPVAAKAPAQNTPSKAVAAKPTSKAAAKPAAANKAAVKPSVASKPAVKPAAPKVAAKPAATKTAAKPAAKPATKATPAKPAIAKKPAPAKKTPAKPAAAKPAAAPAAPVAPAASSGSDTPNAS